AGGTCGTGCGTGGGGGCGAGGGCACGGGCGGTGGCCGCGCCGATGCCGCGCGACGCACCGGTGATCAGGGCGACGGGTCGGGTCATGCGAGGACCTTAACCGGCGGTTTCACCGCGCCCCACCGGAGGACGGCGCGAGTCGAACCTTCCGGACCCTCGTGTCGAACCTCCGCGACCCCCGAGTTCTGCGTTCGGGTCCACCTTGGAGGGCCGCGGGCGTCCGGCTCGCGGGCCCGAGTGTGGAACTCGGGGGGTCTGGGCGTTCGACACGAGGGTGCTGGAGGTTCGACTCGCGGGTCGGGGTGGGTGGAGGGCCCGGCTGTCGCGCGGGCCCTCCTCCTGGGTCAGCCGCAGATGCGGCCCTTGTCCTTCTTCCAGGCGGCGACGACGGCCGGGCGCGGCTGGGTGGCGCCGCCGTCGGGCCAGTGGGAGAGGGGGTTGTCGGCCGAGGCGCCGTCGATCTCGCCCGGGTGCTGGACCGAGACCAGGACGAAGTCGTCCTCGACCACCGGGCCGCAGGTCTCCGCGCCCCTGGGCACGGTGAGGAACTGCTTGACCCGGCCCCGGTAGCGGCCCTCGACCGGGACGGCGAACAGGCCGTCGTTGGAGCCCAGGGCGTTGCCGTCGGTGGAGATCCACAGGTTGCCGCGGCTGTCGAACGCCACGTTGTCCGGGCACGAGATCGACGAGACCTGCGACTTGTCGTAGCCGCCGAAGTACGTGTCGGCCGTGTTGGGGTCGCCGCAGACCAGCAGCAGCCGCCACGAGAACGTGGTGGCGGTGTTGTCGCGGTGGTCCTCCAGCTCCAGCACGTGGCCGTGCCGGTTGTTCGGGCGCGGGTTGGGCTCGGTGGGGCCCTCCTTGCCCGCCTTGCCGCGGTCGGTGTTGTTGGTGAGCGCGGCGTACACGCGGCGGTTGCGCGGGTTCGGCTCGACGTCCTCGGGGCGGTCCATCTTCGTCGGGCTCACCGCGTCGGCGGCGAGGCGGGTGAAGACGTAGACCTCCTCGGCGGTGAAGCCGGGCACGAACGAGCGGTCGCCCGACGCCAGCGGGATCCACTCGCCGCGGCCGTCGAACTCGCCGTCGGCGGGGAGCCTGCCGGTGCCGTCGACCTCGGCGGCCGGACTGTCGCCGGTGAACTTCGCGACGTACAGGGTGCCCTTGTCGAGCAGCTTCTTGTTGTGCTCGCGGGCGTAGCGGCTGTTGCCCGGCTTGTACTTCTCGTCGGAGACGAACTTGTACATGTAGTCGAAGCGCTCGTCGTCGCCCATGTACGCGACCACGCGGCCGTCGCGGGCGATGATCACGTTCGCGCCCTCGTGCTTGAAGCGGCCGAGCGCGGTGTGCTTGACCGGCGTGGAGGTCGGGTCGAGCGGGTCGACCTCGACGACCCAGC
This portion of the Saccharothrix syringae genome encodes:
- a CDS encoding PhoX family protein — encoded protein: MSSSTDRGRRLLPLLPNHPLGRSAVTCKFRCGDACAHEAPNTSGNTYFGDVVGEVVRRRGLLKAGAVLAVAGAGAGLVGAGTAAAAPHRDVDVDVDLGGGRRKDGLNFTAVTPNTEDRVVVPDGYEQGVVIRWGDPVVPGAPAFDFDRQTAAAQAKQFGFNNDFCGLVPLGHGDRWLMVSNHEYTTESAMFKGWTADTTTREQVEIAWAAHGMSVVLVERDRRSGRLVAKVDRQYNRRITLKSEFRLTGPAAGSALLKTSADPTGTLVLGTMNNCAGGVTPWGTILSGEENFNQYFANAGTVTDATAKQRLSRYGLSGGASQRRWEKFDERFDVAREPNEVNRFGWVVEVDPLDPTSTPVKHTALGRFKHEGANVIIARDGRVVAYMGDDERFDYMYKFVSDEKYKPGNSRYAREHNKKLLDKGTLYVAKFTGDSPAAEVDGTGRLPADGEFDGRGEWIPLASGDRSFVPGFTAEEVYVFTRLAADAVSPTKMDRPEDVEPNPRNRRVYAALTNNTDRGKAGKEGPTEPNPRPNNRHGHVLELEDHRDNTATTFSWRLLLVCGDPNTADTYFGGYDKSQVSSISCPDNVAFDSRGNLWISTDGNALGSNDGLFAVPVEGRYRGRVKQFLTVPRGAETCGPVVEDDFVLVSVQHPGEIDGASADNPLSHWPDGGATQPRPAVVAAWKKDKGRICG